A single Drechmeria coniospora strain ARSEF 6962 chromosome 03, whole genome shotgun sequence DNA region contains:
- a CDS encoding trehalose phosphate synthase produces the protein MTVFICSLFLPKTIQFRLPGTPPQRSEAKRRKSRPTPLSTLPTTAPPPSLFSERADLTPPDSPVDDDPSMNPFSPEDGPRISFPRATGSPSDAGVPSWGPRAFQIPSGANSPSRTEIFERNRALDKARDLGRRGIFQPLSMIRSDSSDRVFSVAPWKVVDADQGNGGLRNAAEAAARDGMLRGYTWVGTLGMPTDALEGTQQKQDIESRLAAEHDMLAVFCSDKDFDGHYSHFCKQILWPVFHYQIPDNPKSKAFEDHSWKYYVNVNQSFADKIVGSWKRGDVIWIHDYHLLLVPSMVRQKLPEAKIGFFLHVAFPSSEVFRCLAVRKELLEGMLGANLIGFQIHEYSRHFLQTCSRLLTVEATPDGLQLEDRFVDVVNLAIGIDTVNLNKHRREQDVMRWLGILQERYEGKKLIVARDKLDHVRGVRQKLLSYELFLNQNPEWREKTVLIQVALSSSEKTDLDATLSDIVTRVNSSWATLAYQPVVYLKQDIDYAQYLALLTIADALMITTQREGMNLTSHEYIFCQDGQVYPPQRHGSLILSEFTGTSSLFKKKELSVNPWDYRQCANAIKQALEMGEEEKKARWESLYEAVTSHSGSRWIAGFLSRLDRAYDEQHKRDQTSVPRMSIPAIASSYEQSSQRLFILDYEGTLVKWGPVNQIIPVSPQRTLDVLNDLLLDERNVVYVMSGRRPEELDRVFRRVPNLGLIAENGCFIKDHGSERWVELTDNSRTEDWKQSVKPIMTYFLERTPGTEIEERRCSLLFHYDGAEDYETASRQASDCASHVNDACESQRVHAIAMDGAIVVEPTDFNKSTAAQKVFEELSARAESAVDFLMVVGDGREDEKVFKWANKLHQAGSVERVVTVSLGDRSTEAASTSTQGVSGVLSCLRRLASA, from the exons ATGACTGTTTTTATATGCTCCCT CTTCCTCCCCAAGACGATACAGTTCCGCCTCCCGGGAACGCCCCCGCAAAGAAGCGAAGCAAAACGTCGAAAGAGTAGACCGACGCCGCTGTCGACGctaccgacgacggcgccgccgccgagcctcTTCAGTGAACGAGCGGACCTCACACCGCCCGATAGCCCTGTCGACGATGATCCCTCGATGAACCCGTTTTCCCCCGAGGATGGCCCTCGAATTTCGTTTCCGCGCGCCACAGGCTCGCCCAGCGATGCTGGAGTCCCCTCCTGGGGACCCCGTGCCTTCCAGATCCCTTCGGGCGCCAACTCGCCATCGCGAACCGAAATCTTCGAGCGCAACAGAGCTCTCGACAAGGCGCGCGACCTGGGTCGTCGCGGCATCTTTCAGCCCCTCTCGATGATTCGAAGCGATAGCTCCGACAGGGTATTTTCCGTCGCGCCCTGGAAGgttgtcgatgccgaccagggcaacggcggcctccgcaacgccgccgaggcagcTGCCCGCGACGGCATGCTTCGCGGGTACACGTGGGTCGGCACTCTCGGCATGCCGACGGACGCCTTGGAGGGCAcgcagcagaagcaggacATCGAGagccggctcgccgccgagcatgaCATGCTCGCCGTCTTCTGCTCCGACAAGGACTTTGACGGTCACTACAGCCACTTCTGCAAGCAGATACTATGGCCCGTCTTCCACTACCAGATCCCCGACAATCCGAAGAGCAAGGCGTTCGAGGACCACTCGTGGAAGTATTACGTCAACGTGAACCAATCCTTCGCCGACAAGATCGTTGGCAGCTGGAAACGGGGCGACGTCATCTGGATCCACGActaccacctcctcctcgtccccaGCATGGTTCGCCAGAAGCTCCCCGAGGCCAAGATCGGCTTCTTTCTGCACGTCGCCTTTCCCTCGTCGGAAGTCTTCcgctgcctcgccgtccggaAGGAGCTTCTCGAGGGCATGCTGGGCGCCAACCTCATCGGTTTCCAGATTCACGAGTACAGCCGGCACTTTCTGCAGACGTGCAGCCGTCTGCTCACGGTCGAGGCCACGCCGGATGGCCTGCAGCTCGAGgaccgcttcgtcgacgtcgtcaacctcgccatcggcatcgacacGGTGAACCTAAACAAGCACCGCCGTGAGCAGGACGTCATGCGCTGGCTCGGCATCCTGCAGGAGCGCTACGAGGGCAAGAAGCTCATCGTCGCCCGGGACAAGCTCGACCACGTGCGAGGCGTGCGGCAGAAGCTGCTGTCGTACGAGCTGTTCCTCAACCAGAACCCCGAGTGGCGGGAGAAGACAGTCCTGATCCAGGTCGCCCTCTCGTCGAGCGAAAAGACGGATCTCGACGCGACGCTATCCGACATCGTGACGCGCGTCAACTCCTCGTGGGCGACCTTGGCCTACCAGCCGGTCGTCTATCTCAAGCAGGATATCGATTACGCGCAGTATCTGGCCTTGCtcaccatcgccgacgctctGATGATCACGACGCAGCGCGAAGGCATGAACTTGACTTCCCACGAGTACATATTCTGCCAGGATGGCCAAGTCTACCCGCCCCAGAGGCACGGCTCTCTCATCCTGTCGGAATTCACGGGCACGTCGTCATTGTTCAAGAAGAAGGAGCTCTCGGTGAACCCTTGGGACTATCGTCAGTGCGCCAACGCCATCAAGCAGGCGCTGGAgatgggcgaggaggaaaagAAGGCTCGGTGGGAGAGCCTGTACGAGGCGGTGACGAGCCACTCCGGATCCCGCTGgatcgccggcttcctctcGCGCTTGGATCGAGCCTACGATGAGCAGCACAAGCGCGACCAGACGTCGGTCCCGCGCATGTCGATACCGGCCATCGCCTCGAGCTACGAGCAGTCGAGCCAACGGCTGTTCATCCTCGACTACGAAGGCACCCTCGTGAAGTGGGGCCCCGTCAACCAAATCATCCCCGTCAGCCCGCAGCGGACGCTGGACGTGCTCAACGACCTGCTTCTGGACGAACGAAACGTCGTCTATGTCATGTCCGGCCGCCGACCGGAGGAGCTGGATCGCGTATTTCGGCGGGTGCCCAACCTCGGGCTGATCGCCGAGAACGGCTGCTTCATCAAGGATCACGGCTCCGAACGTTGGGTGGAGCTGACGGACAACAGCCGGACCGAGGACTGGAAGCAGTCGGTGAAGCCCATCATGACCTACTTCCTCGAGCGGACGCCCGGCACCGAGATCGAGGAGCGGCGCTGCAGTCTTCTCTTTCACTACGACGGAGCCGAAGATTACGAGACGGCGTCCCGGCAGGCGTCCGACTGCGCGAGCCACGTGAACGACGCTTGCGAGTCACAGCGCGTCCATGCCATTGCCATGGACGGTGCCATCGTCGTTGAGCCGACCGACTTCAACAAGAGCACGGCAGCGCAGAAGGTGTTTGAAGAGCTCAGCGCTCGTGCCGagagcgccgtcgactttCTCATGGTCgtgggcgacggccgcgaAGACGAAAAGGTGTTCAAGTGGGCGAACAAGCTGCATCAGGCTGGTTCGGTGGAGCGGGTGGTGACGGTGAGCCTCGGGGACCGCAGCACGGAGGCTGCGTCCACCTCGACGCAGGGTGTGAGCG GCGTGCTAAGCTGCCTGCGGCGACTTGCTTCGGCGTAG